In Streptomyces chartreusis NRRL 3882, the following are encoded in one genomic region:
- a CDS encoding helix-turn-helix transcriptional regulator: MSWNPPGAVLRHTVSTDRPSTHEKAYRVVLAQREEQFRHIRTAFEDCHGQRRGHAALITGAVGSGKTSFLEALTDHFSGEAAQVLRAVASQAERDIPLGVIGQLLHGAHLPEQARQDVRGLLPEHTDVAQLSGRPSAVDRISPVEQAPVLSRLFSSLSELAHRGPLVLAVDDVQHADEASLQCLLYVIRRLRYSPMLVLMTEAPLLRLPHPHFRAELLSQPHFSRITLEPLTQDSLALLAGPDPGAADARRTAERTFTVTGGSPLLARALMDDLPAQQADGDGSSPSRGGLFDQAVLGCLYRHEPQVRRVAQALAVLGRATTLDVLATMLGTTQESALRALHLLRMSGLVEGHELRHPRIVRSVLGDLTVEHRRVLHSRAAEVLRHQEAGPNVLAGHLIAADWVEGSWAAPVLLEAAVHALASGRPEFAGACLRQAWRAETDEEQRAGIEALMLTARWQANPLSAETYLPDLLETIRERGASLPRIASVLPPLLWQGRVGEADDLLAQLELDEEQETQAAELRVLHLLVALCRSEVLADTHCPDGMYGWAPRTPVVSPQLEAVTLLHQALTTQPDCDVVARGEQLLRRYDGKTGAPGVPAGALLAMLYAGRPDRVVAWTDAVLDQAGVRCAPVWQAILEGIRGEALLRLGDLGRAEQCARSALESLTPQGWGVLVAGPLGTLITCAAEAGRHHEADMWLALPTPAGMFQTPLGVHYLAARGRYHLAAGQPDAACEDFRQCADLMEKWRLDLPGLVPWRLELARAQLRLDHRAEAARLIHEELSGNRRTDHRTRGRGLRLLARTVPAEHRKRCLSEAVDLLQACGDKVELARALRDLGTVLQHQSGDPGRAHLLTRRAYQLAQESGAESLANRLVPGGCAPDPEPERGLPQSGYGLSKAELRVAALATLGHTNRQISSVLFITVSTVEQHLTRVYRKLGVKRRADLPAELSVYAEDVGETPKGEAQGF; encoded by the coding sequence GTGTCGTGGAATCCTCCCGGCGCCGTCCTGCGGCACACCGTCTCCACCGACCGACCTTCCACCCACGAGAAAGCGTACCGAGTGGTTCTGGCCCAGCGCGAGGAGCAATTCAGGCACATACGAACGGCGTTCGAGGACTGCCACGGGCAGCGCCGAGGCCATGCCGCCCTCATCACCGGAGCGGTGGGCAGCGGCAAGACGTCATTCCTCGAAGCCCTCACCGACCACTTCTCCGGCGAGGCGGCCCAGGTGCTGCGGGCCGTGGCGTCGCAGGCCGAGCGCGACATACCGCTGGGCGTCATCGGCCAGTTGCTGCACGGCGCACACTTACCGGAGCAGGCCCGCCAGGACGTGCGGGGCCTGCTTCCCGAGCACACCGATGTGGCACAGCTGTCCGGACGGCCGTCGGCCGTCGACCGGATCTCTCCCGTCGAACAGGCGCCCGTCCTGAGCCGTCTGTTCTCCTCCCTCAGCGAACTGGCGCACCGCGGCCCGCTCGTGCTGGCCGTGGACGACGTCCAGCACGCCGACGAGGCGTCACTGCAGTGCCTGCTCTACGTCATACGGCGGCTGCGGTACTCGCCGATGCTGGTGCTGATGACCGAGGCTCCCCTGCTGCGGCTCCCCCACCCCCACTTCCGCGCCGAGCTGCTGAGCCAGCCGCACTTCTCGCGGATCACGCTGGAGCCACTCACCCAGGACTCCCTGGCCCTGCTGGCGGGCCCGGACCCGGGCGCGGCCGATGCCCGCAGGACCGCGGAACGGACGTTCACCGTGACCGGCGGCAGTCCGCTCCTCGCACGCGCCCTCATGGACGACCTGCCGGCGCAGCAGGCCGACGGGGACGGCTCATCGCCGTCCCGGGGCGGTCTGTTCGACCAGGCGGTGCTCGGCTGCCTGTACCGGCACGAGCCGCAGGTGCGGCGGGTGGCACAGGCGCTGGCCGTCCTGGGCCGGGCTACGACTCTCGACGTCCTCGCCACCATGCTCGGCACGACCCAGGAGTCGGCCCTGCGCGCCCTGCACCTGCTGCGCATGTCCGGTCTGGTGGAGGGCCACGAGCTGCGTCATCCGCGCATCGTCCGCTCCGTGCTGGGCGACCTCACCGTGGAGCACCGGCGCGTGCTGCACTCGCGGGCCGCGGAGGTGCTGCGCCACCAGGAGGCGGGGCCGAACGTGCTGGCCGGCCATCTGATCGCGGCGGACTGGGTCGAGGGCAGCTGGGCGGCGCCCGTGCTCCTGGAGGCTGCGGTGCACGCGCTGGCGTCGGGGCGCCCGGAGTTCGCCGGCGCGTGTCTGCGGCAGGCGTGGCGGGCGGAGACCGACGAGGAGCAGCGCGCGGGTATCGAGGCGCTGATGCTGACGGCGCGCTGGCAGGCCAATCCGCTGTCCGCCGAAACGTATTTGCCGGATTTGCTGGAGACGATCCGGGAGCGCGGGGCGTCGCTGCCCCGGATCGCCTCGGTGCTGCCGCCGCTGCTGTGGCAGGGGCGGGTCGGCGAGGCGGACGACCTGCTCGCACAGCTCGAACTCGACGAGGAGCAGGAGACGCAGGCCGCCGAACTCCGGGTGCTGCACCTGCTGGTGGCGCTGTGCCGCTCGGAGGTCCTGGCGGACACCCACTGCCCCGACGGGATGTACGGCTGGGCGCCGCGTACGCCGGTCGTGAGCCCGCAACTGGAGGCGGTGACCCTCCTCCACCAGGCGCTGACGACACAGCCGGACTGTGACGTGGTGGCACGCGGCGAGCAGCTCCTCCGGCGGTACGACGGCAAGACCGGTGCACCCGGTGTGCCGGCCGGGGCGCTGCTGGCCATGCTGTACGCGGGCCGCCCGGACCGGGTCGTGGCCTGGACCGATGCCGTGCTGGACCAGGCGGGGGTGCGCTGTGCGCCGGTCTGGCAGGCGATCCTGGAGGGGATCCGGGGTGAGGCGCTGCTGCGGCTGGGCGACCTCGGGAGGGCCGAGCAGTGCGCCAGGTCGGCGCTGGAGTCGCTCACGCCGCAGGGCTGGGGCGTGCTGGTGGCCGGGCCGCTGGGCACGCTCATCACCTGCGCGGCGGAGGCCGGACGGCACCACGAGGCCGACATGTGGCTGGCGCTCCCGACGCCGGCGGGCATGTTCCAGACGCCGCTCGGCGTGCACTATCTCGCCGCGCGTGGCCGCTACCATCTGGCGGCCGGTCAGCCGGACGCGGCGTGCGAGGACTTCCGGCAGTGCGCGGACCTGATGGAGAAGTGGCGCCTCGACCTCCCGGGCCTGGTGCCCTGGCGGCTGGAGCTGGCCCGGGCACAGCTGCGGCTGGACCACCGGGCGGAGGCGGCACGTCTGATCCACGAGGAACTGTCCGGCAACCGGCGTACCGACCACCGCACGCGCGGCCGGGGGCTGCGCCTGCTCGCCCGGACGGTGCCGGCGGAGCACCGCAAGCGGTGCCTGTCCGAGGCGGTCGACCTGCTCCAGGCCTGCGGTGACAAGGTGGAGCTGGCCAGGGCCCTGAGAGACCTGGGGACCGTGCTTCAGCATCAGTCCGGCGATCCGGGCCGGGCGCACCTGCTGACGCGCCGCGCGTATCAGCTTGCCCAGGAGTCCGGTGCCGAGTCCCTGGCGAACCGGCTGGTGCCCGGGGGGTGCGCGCCGGACCCCGAGCCGGAGCGCGGTCTGCCGCAGTCCGGGTACGGGCTGAGCAAGGCGGAACTGCGGGTGGCCGCGCTGGCCACGCTGGGGCACACCAACCGCCAGATATCGTCGGTGCTGTTCATCACCGTGAGCACGGTGGAGCAGCATCTGACCCGCGTCTACCGCAAGCTGGGCGTGAAGCGCCGGGCGGATCTGCCGGCCGAACTGTCCGTGTACGCCGAGGACGTGGGCGAGACGCCGAAGGGCGAGGCACAGGGCTTCTGA
- a CDS encoding methyltransferase domain-containing protein, protein MTNNVRTGQEETERLLGEASGTTEFELLGLEWTLLPDVFAPFHSPSTANYSQWLPYPAGGTLLEMGCGAGVTAVYAALSGCAGVTAVDIVPAAVDNTRRNAERHGVADRVRVLESDMFGALGTGERFDLVFWNSNAIEAPADFVYTKDLEHSVLDRGYQSHRAYLREGPRHLTDDGRLFIGFNSRGDLDHLQRIADEEGLRLEKVDSTSHEFPDRVVEFRLFEIIRAGS, encoded by the coding sequence ATGACGAACAATGTCCGGACCGGACAAGAAGAGACGGAACGGCTGCTGGGCGAGGCATCCGGAACAACGGAATTCGAGTTGCTGGGGCTCGAGTGGACCCTGCTGCCCGACGTTTTCGCCCCGTTCCACTCGCCATCGACGGCCAACTATTCCCAGTGGCTGCCCTATCCGGCCGGAGGCACGCTGCTGGAGATGGGCTGCGGCGCCGGCGTCACCGCCGTCTACGCCGCGCTGAGCGGGTGCGCCGGGGTCACAGCCGTGGACATCGTGCCCGCCGCCGTCGACAACACCCGCCGCAACGCCGAACGGCACGGTGTGGCCGACCGCGTCCGCGTCCTGGAAAGCGACATGTTCGGCGCGCTCGGCACGGGTGAACGGTTCGACCTCGTCTTCTGGAACTCCAACGCCATCGAGGCGCCGGCCGACTTCGTCTACACCAAGGATCTGGAGCACTCCGTCCTCGACCGTGGCTACCAGAGCCACCGCGCCTACCTGCGAGAGGGGCCGCGCCACCTCACCGACGACGGCAGGCTGTTCATAGGGTTCAACAGCCGTGGAGACCTCGACCACCTCCAGCGCATCGCGGACGAAGAGGGCCTGCGCCTGGAGAAGGTCGACTCCACGAGCCATGAATTCCCCGACCGCGTCGTCGAGTTCCGCCTGTTCGAAATCATCCGCGCGGGCTCCTGA
- a CDS encoding SRPBCC family protein, translating into METSILDQRPLFDIGAEIRMAVGAKEIYEAVSDLPRHAEWSTELRGGEWISGTPGEVGSIYRGENYRADDIVEWAPLIRGIWHTKSEVMTTEPNRRFRWRIHSKTGEPQELIWTFDITPDGEECVVAQKFWMGWASPGIHEITKDMEEPEKRRFITEWTAKLENDILLTLERIKKVLEA; encoded by the coding sequence ATGGAGACGTCAATTCTGGATCAGCGACCCCTCTTCGACATCGGAGCCGAAATCCGCATGGCGGTCGGCGCGAAGGAGATATACGAGGCGGTCAGCGACCTGCCGAGGCACGCGGAGTGGAGCACCGAACTCCGCGGCGGCGAATGGATTTCCGGAACCCCCGGTGAGGTGGGATCCATCTACCGCGGCGAGAACTACCGCGCCGACGACATCGTGGAATGGGCACCCCTGATCCGGGGGATCTGGCACACCAAGTCGGAAGTGATGACCACCGAGCCCAACCGTCGCTTCCGCTGGCGCATCCACTCCAAGACCGGAGAACCGCAGGAACTCATCTGGACCTTCGACATCACCCCCGACGGTGAGGAGTGCGTCGTGGCCCAGAAATTCTGGATGGGCTGGGCGTCCCCCGGGATCCACGAGATCACCAAGGACATGGAGGAGCCGGAGAAGCGGCGGTTCATCACGGAGTGGACCGCCAAGCTGGAGAACGACATCCTGCTGACCCTGGAACGGATCAAGAAGGTCCTCGAAGCGTAG
- a CDS encoding transposase — protein sequence MITGHDLEGPGLDAGAGSVDEVLHDLCDALFASLPRSDQRGRGLDYLHGLIHARGRKSIRNIASLFGGRAAEQRLHHFVCGSTWRWDPMRAALAGYVAAVEPPAAWVVRPLVIPKTGENSVGVERDASPALYAQRAVGVWLASERLACPVNWRLLLSGVWLGDPVRRAQAGIPAGACPESMEMCAVQASVRVARGWGLTARPVVVDVPEVDTLAVLGRLRTAGLRRLLVRVDGGLRLAAADAALPVRSDRYRSAGEIMRAAAPLRRPYPWRAPGVSPGGRGGLLAAVRVRVPAASLGAGAAGRHGDLLLLGLAGPGEQWPGELWLTDSVSSAPADLARLTQLVRRVSRDAVEISEQVGIRDFVGRSFTGWHRHMTLASAAHAVQALARPRSGQPGAVS from the coding sequence ATGATCACCGGACACGACCTCGAAGGGCCGGGGCTCGACGCGGGGGCCGGGAGCGTGGACGAGGTGCTGCACGATCTGTGCGACGCCCTCTTCGCCTCGTTGCCCCGCAGCGACCAGCGCGGGCGCGGCCTCGACTACCTCCACGGGCTGATCCACGCCCGGGGGCGCAAGTCCATCCGCAACATCGCTTCCCTGTTCGGGGGGCGGGCCGCCGAACAGCGCCTGCACCACTTCGTGTGCGGGTCGACGTGGCGGTGGGACCCGATGCGTGCGGCTCTGGCGGGGTACGTGGCCGCGGTGGAGCCTCCGGCGGCCTGGGTGGTGCGGCCGTTGGTCATTCCGAAGACCGGGGAGAACTCCGTCGGAGTGGAGCGCGACGCCTCGCCGGCCCTCTACGCCCAGCGAGCCGTCGGCGTGTGGCTGGCGTCGGAGCGCCTGGCGTGTCCGGTGAACTGGCGGCTGCTGCTGTCGGGTGTCTGGCTGGGCGACCCGGTGCGCCGGGCACAGGCGGGCATCCCGGCCGGGGCGTGTCCCGAGTCCATGGAGATGTGTGCGGTGCAGGCGAGCGTGAGGGTGGCGCGTGGCTGGGGGCTGACGGCCCGGCCGGTGGTCGTCGATGTCCCGGAGGTGGACACGCTCGCCGTGCTGGGGCGGCTGCGGACGGCGGGGTTGCGCCGGCTGCTGGTGCGGGTGGACGGCGGGCTGCGGCTTGCGGCCGCCGACGCGGCGCTGCCCGTGCGCAGCGACAGGTACCGGTCGGCCGGGGAGATCATGCGGGCAGCGGCTCCGTTGCGGCGGCCCTATCCGTGGCGGGCTCCGGGCGTGTCACCGGGCGGGCGCGGTGGTCTGCTGGCCGCTGTCCGGGTGCGGGTACCGGCTGCCTCGCTCGGTGCGGGAGCGGCGGGCCGGCACGGGGACCTGCTGTTGCTCGGCCTGGCGGGGCCGGGTGAGCAGTGGCCGGGCGAGCTGTGGCTGACGGACTCGGTCTCCTCGGCACCGGCCGACCTGGCCCGGCTGACGCAGCTGGTGCGGCGCGTCAGCCGTGACGCCGTCGAGATCTCCGAACAGGTCGGCATCCGGGACTTCGTGGGCCGTTCCTTCACCGGTTGGCACCGGCACATGACGCTTGCCTCGGCCGCGCACGCCGTACAAGCGCTTGCCCGGCCGCGGTCGGGGCAGCCGGGAGCGGTGTCGTAG